The Deltaproteobacteria bacterium genome contains a region encoding:
- a CDS encoding AAA family ATPase — MFTDLVGSTELANQLGHDAYEAVRHEHFTALRTAVVAHNGSEIKTTGDGLMLSFASAAYAVAGAVAMQQATNGAVQIRIGLSSGEATRDNNDLFGAPVVEASRLCAAASAGQILVSEVVRLMARGHGHTFTSIGELTLKGLPDPVAAYEVKWEPLEQVGLPLPPRLAMAQTVAMVGREAELAVIAGAYQVAKSGQRQIVLLAGEPGIGKTRLASEAARACHADGATVLLGTCDEDFNPPYQPFVEALRHYVAHAPEAVLSTYVREHKGELTRLIPELAKRVPDLPPPQVAEAETERYLLFEAVTGLLSAASQEAPIVLVLDDLQWAGTPELVLLKHVLRSPMPLRLLIVVTYRDSDLTRAHPLTAVLADLRREAGVERVALQGLDEPAVVALMTAAAGHELEQPGLLLAHAIHQETEGSPFFIGEILRNMSESGAIFQEGERWTYKGSVAGLGIPEGVKEVIGRRLSRLSEATNKVLSLAAVIGRHFDLALLTLVAEQSEDAILDALDEATRTALVAEVPGSADHFSFSHALIRTTLYEELSASRRARLHRKVGEALEALTGSAPGSRIDELAHHWLSATQVADMAKAIGYTRQAGDRALANLAFEEAAAHYERALSVLVPHDRAGEELRCDLLLALGDVQRRAGNASYRETVATAVDVARALGDGERLALAVLGHARPGGFVTNSTIVDEGLLALYEEASAALGEVDSLLRARVLGQLAVELVWTPERERRHALSREAVAIARRLGDPLGLGQALHLRLFAINDPFTLAERLDLTAELAALASRVGSSELSWLAAYHRAGALLESGDIGGAEQAFLELERLAGELRQPYYKWHAQLGRAMLAIMRGARDAEAEAFAALELGMAAGQPDAAEAFGGQVYGLRHYYGRLGELLDILRANAEAQPHIPGWRAALARAYCDTDQLAEARAQVDALRVSGFDYPPNWSWTGIVVALSEVVSDLQDRSAAAALYERMRPIAEQAEAFAVDVASQGSFGQFCGMLAACLGRWDDAERHFTEALEMNERFGARPSIVRTRRAWAAMLLDRNAPGDRERAAELIAAGRAEAEQLGMARELVRFDRLTERL, encoded by the coding sequence GTGTTCACCGACCTCGTCGGCTCCACCGAGCTGGCGAATCAGCTCGGCCACGACGCCTACGAAGCCGTGCGCCACGAACACTTCACCGCGCTGCGCACCGCCGTGGTCGCGCACAACGGCAGCGAGATCAAGACCACCGGCGACGGCTTGATGCTGTCGTTCGCGAGCGCCGCCTACGCGGTCGCCGGCGCCGTCGCCATGCAACAGGCTACTAACGGCGCGGTGCAGATCCGCATCGGCCTCTCTTCCGGTGAAGCCACTCGCGACAACAACGATCTCTTCGGCGCGCCGGTCGTGGAGGCGTCGCGCTTGTGCGCGGCGGCGAGTGCGGGCCAGATTCTCGTCTCCGAAGTCGTCCGCTTGATGGCGCGCGGACACGGTCACACGTTCACCTCGATCGGCGAGCTGACGCTCAAGGGCCTCCCTGACCCGGTCGCTGCGTATGAAGTGAAGTGGGAGCCGCTCGAGCAGGTGGGCCTGCCGCTGCCGCCGCGTCTGGCGATGGCGCAGACAGTCGCCATGGTCGGCCGCGAGGCAGAGCTCGCCGTGATTGCAGGCGCCTACCAGGTCGCGAAGAGCGGCCAGCGCCAGATCGTCCTCCTCGCCGGCGAGCCCGGCATCGGCAAGACGCGTCTCGCTAGCGAAGCGGCGCGCGCCTGCCACGCCGACGGCGCCACGGTGCTGCTCGGCACCTGCGACGAGGACTTCAACCCGCCGTATCAACCTTTCGTCGAGGCGCTGCGGCACTACGTCGCACATGCACCGGAAGCGGTGCTGTCCACCTACGTGCGCGAGCACAAGGGCGAGCTGACGCGGCTCATCCCAGAGCTCGCCAAACGCGTCCCGGATCTGCCGCCGCCGCAAGTCGCCGAAGCGGAGACCGAGCGCTACCTGCTCTTCGAGGCCGTCACCGGCCTGCTCTCCGCCGCATCGCAAGAGGCGCCGATCGTGCTCGTGCTCGACGACCTGCAGTGGGCCGGGACGCCGGAGCTGGTGCTGCTCAAGCACGTGTTGCGCTCGCCCATGCCACTGCGCTTGCTGATTGTAGTCACCTACCGCGACAGCGATCTGACGCGGGCGCATCCGCTGACTGCCGTGCTCGCCGATCTGCGCCGCGAGGCAGGCGTGGAGCGCGTCGCGCTGCAAGGCCTCGACGAGCCGGCGGTGGTGGCGCTGATGACCGCCGCGGCCGGGCACGAGCTGGAACAGCCCGGGCTGCTGCTGGCGCACGCCATCCACCAGGAGACCGAGGGCAGCCCGTTCTTCATCGGCGAGATCCTGCGCAACATGAGCGAGTCCGGCGCGATCTTCCAGGAGGGCGAGCGCTGGACATACAAAGGAAGCGTCGCCGGGCTCGGCATTCCCGAGGGCGTGAAGGAAGTGATCGGGCGGCGCCTGAGTCGGCTCTCCGAGGCGACCAACAAAGTGCTGAGCCTGGCGGCGGTGATCGGCCGGCACTTCGATCTTGCCTTGCTGACACTCGTTGCCGAGCAATCCGAAGATGCGATTCTCGACGCGCTGGATGAAGCGACCCGCACGGCGCTGGTGGCCGAGGTGCCCGGAAGCGCGGACCATTTCAGTTTCAGCCATGCGCTGATTCGTACCACGCTCTACGAGGAGCTGAGCGCGTCGCGGCGCGCGCGGTTGCACCGCAAGGTGGGCGAGGCTCTCGAAGCGCTGACGGGATCGGCGCCGGGGTCGCGCATCGACGAGCTGGCGCATCACTGGCTGAGCGCGACGCAGGTCGCGGACATGGCCAAGGCGATCGGCTATACGCGGCAAGCGGGCGATCGGGCGCTGGCGAATCTTGCGTTCGAGGAGGCCGCGGCGCACTACGAGCGCGCGCTGTCGGTGCTCGTGCCGCACGACCGAGCCGGTGAAGAGCTGCGCTGCGACCTACTGCTCGCCCTCGGCGACGTGCAGCGGCGCGCCGGGAACGCGAGCTATCGCGAGACGGTCGCCACGGCTGTCGACGTGGCGCGTGCGCTCGGCGACGGCGAGCGCCTCGCCCTCGCGGTCCTCGGGCACGCCCGCCCCGGCGGGTTCGTGACCAACTCCACCATCGTCGACGAAGGATTGCTGGCCCTTTACGAGGAGGCGAGCGCCGCGCTCGGCGAAGTGGACAGCCTGTTGCGCGCGCGTGTGCTGGGCCAGCTCGCCGTGGAGCTCGTCTGGACCCCCGAACGCGAGCGGCGGCACGCGCTCTCGCGCGAGGCGGTGGCGATCGCGCGTCGGCTGGGCGACCCGCTTGGCCTAGGTCAGGCGCTGCATTTGCGGCTCTTCGCCATCAATGACCCGTTCACGCTCGCCGAGCGACTGGACCTCACGGCCGAGCTGGCGGCGCTCGCCTCGCGGGTCGGGAGCAGCGAGCTCTCGTGGCTTGCTGCCTACCATCGCGCCGGCGCTCTGCTCGAGTCGGGCGACATCGGCGGTGCCGAGCAAGCCTTCCTCGAGCTCGAGCGGCTGGCGGGCGAGCTGCGGCAACCCTATTATAAGTGGCACGCCCAGTTGGGACGGGCGATGCTCGCAATAATGCGCGGCGCGCGCGACGCCGAGGCAGAGGCATTCGCGGCCTTGGAGCTGGGTATGGCCGCGGGCCAGCCCGACGCGGCCGAGGCGTTCGGCGGTCAGGTCTACGGTCTGCGTCATTACTACGGCCGCCTCGGTGAGCTCCTCGACATCCTGCGCGCCAATGCCGAGGCCCAGCCGCACATCCCGGGGTGGCGAGCGGCCCTGGCGCGCGCCTACTGCGACACCGATCAGCTGGCGGAGGCGCGTGCTCAGGTCGACGCCCTCCGTGTCAGCGGATTCGACTATCCGCCCAACTGGTCATGGACGGGTATCGTGGTGGCGCTGAGCGAGGTAGTCAGCGATCTCCAGGACCGATCCGCCGCGGCGGCGCTCTACGAGCGGATGCGTCCCATCGCCGAGCAGGCTGAGGCGTTCGCCGTCGACGTGGCCAGTCAGGGGTCCTTCGGCCAGTTCTGCGGGATGCTCGCCGCCTGCCTCGGCCGCTGGGACGACGCCGAGCGCCACTTCACCGAAGCGCTCGAGATGAACGAGCGCTTCGGCGCGCGCCCGTCGATCGTGCGCACGCGCCGCGCCTGGGCCGCGATGCTCCTCGACCGCAACGCCCCCGGCGATCGCGAACGCGCCGCCGAGCTCATCGCCGCCGGCCGCGCCGAGGCCGAGCAGCTCGGCATGGCGCGCGAGCTCGTGCGCTTCGATCGGCTGACGGAACGGCTATGA
- a CDS encoding Zn-ribbon domain-containing OB-fold protein yields the protein MFAIEKPLPRPNEDTAPYWEAAQKSELRMQRCGDCGHVRFPPSLVCARCLSEKHEWLKLSGRGTVFSWIVVHQSQHPAFSADTPYNVTIVELEEGPRLHTNLIDCPNDEIHIGLPVEVVFDRVNDEVTLPKFRPRKG from the coding sequence ATGTTCGCAATCGAAAAGCCGCTTCCACGTCCCAACGAAGACACCGCCCCCTACTGGGAGGCCGCACAGAAGAGCGAGCTGCGCATGCAGCGCTGCGGTGACTGCGGCCACGTGCGTTTTCCTCCATCGCTCGTTTGCGCGCGCTGCCTCTCCGAGAAGCACGAATGGCTGAAGCTCAGTGGCCGCGGCACGGTCTTCAGTTGGATCGTCGTGCACCAGTCGCAGCACCCTGCGTTCAGCGCCGACACGCCCTACAACGTCACCATCGTCGAACTGGAAGAGGGCCCGCGGCTGCACACCAATCTGATCGATTGCCCGAACGATGAGATCCACATCGGCCTGCCGGTGGAAGTCGTGTTCGATCGCGTCAACGATGAAGTGACATTACCGAAGTTCCGGCCGCGGAAAGGATAG
- a CDS encoding GxxExxY protein, producing the protein MTELIHQDLTFAIIGAAMEVHRELGPGFLESIYQAAMEVELRTRQIRFESQKRIAVAYREVSIGDHVLDLVVHGQVVVELKAVKDLNDQHRAQILSYLKASGLPVGLLINFAKVSLEHKRLVLSDGRRSA; encoded by the coding sequence ATGACTGAACTTATCCACCAGGATCTCACATTCGCGATCATCGGTGCGGCGATGGAGGTGCATCGAGAACTCGGGCCTGGCTTCCTCGAATCGATCTACCAGGCGGCTATGGAAGTTGAGCTTCGCACGCGTCAGATCCGGTTCGAGTCGCAGAAGCGGATTGCCGTTGCCTACCGCGAGGTCTCGATCGGCGACCACGTGCTCGACCTCGTCGTGCACGGGCAAGTCGTGGTCGAACTCAAAGCCGTCAAGGACCTGAACGACCAGCATCGAGCCCAGATCCTCTCCTACCTGAAGGCGTCCGGTCTCCCGGTCGGCCTGTTGATCAATTTCGCCAAGGTGAGTCTGGAGCACAAGCGATTGGTCCTAAGCGATGGACGAAGGAGTGCTTGA
- a CDS encoding thiolase family protein: MANLSGKCAIVGVGTSRFGKLQGVSTMGFTLEASKRAIEDAGLPRDEIDGVLVMMPAIMGEQHGWAARVAAYLGIEPTFSATMDMGGATACGSVQAAIAAIEAGYCHTVLCCFATQNWPQGVAMQLFGSEFQVPYGDVGAITLMAHIKRRQQHEHGFEDEHYGKIAVTWREHALLNPDAQMKKPMTLDAYMNSRWVAEPLRLFDCCPNTDGGGACIVTSIERARDLAKRPARILGAGQSHSSEMIHPHGYDREHWGGTKAGELAFAMAGVTPRDIDVAQFYDAFTPRVIHDLVAYGFCKPGEVGAFIDAGNLSLTGSLPSNTAGGLISEGHLSGFGHIREGVRQIRGECGARQVKGAELCLVTGYGGAPHEAPPTVSYSALVLGR, from the coding sequence ATGGCTAATCTCAGCGGCAAATGCGCCATCGTCGGCGTCGGCACCTCGCGCTTCGGCAAACTGCAGGGTGTGAGCACGATGGGTTTCACCCTCGAAGCGAGCAAGCGTGCGATCGAAGACGCCGGCCTGCCGCGCGACGAGATCGACGGCGTGTTGGTGATGATGCCGGCGATCATGGGCGAGCAACACGGCTGGGCGGCGCGCGTTGCCGCCTATCTCGGGATCGAGCCGACGTTCTCCGCCACCATGGACATGGGCGGCGCGACCGCGTGCGGTTCGGTGCAGGCCGCGATCGCCGCGATCGAGGCGGGCTACTGTCATACCGTGCTCTGTTGCTTTGCGACGCAGAACTGGCCGCAAGGCGTTGCCATGCAGTTGTTCGGCTCGGAGTTTCAAGTGCCCTACGGCGACGTCGGCGCGATCACTCTCATGGCGCACATCAAACGACGCCAGCAACACGAGCATGGTTTTGAGGACGAGCACTACGGCAAGATCGCCGTCACCTGGCGCGAGCACGCGTTGCTGAATCCCGACGCGCAGATGAAGAAGCCGATGACGCTCGACGCCTACATGAATTCGCGCTGGGTCGCCGAGCCGCTGCGCCTGTTCGACTGTTGTCCCAACACCGACGGAGGTGGCGCGTGCATCGTAACTTCGATCGAACGCGCGCGCGATCTCGCCAAACGTCCGGCGCGCATCCTCGGCGCCGGCCAATCGCACTCGTCGGAGATGATTCATCCGCACGGCTACGACCGCGAGCACTGGGGCGGCACCAAGGCCGGAGAGTTGGCGTTCGCTATGGCCGGCGTGACGCCACGGGACATCGACGTCGCGCAGTTCTACGACGCCTTCACGCCGCGAGTGATCCACGATCTCGTTGCCTACGGCTTCTGCAAACCCGGCGAAGTCGGCGCCTTCATCGACGCCGGCAATCTCTCGCTCACCGGTTCGCTGCCGTCCAACACCGCCGGCGGCCTGATCTCCGAAGGCCATCTCTCCGGCTTCGGCCACATCCGCGAAGGCGTGCGCCAAATCCGCGGCGAATGCGGCGCGCGGCAGGTGAAGGGCGCCGAGCTGTGCCTCGTCACCGGCTACGGCGGTGCCCCCCACGAAGCCCCACCGACGGTGAGCTACTCGGCGCTGGTGCTGGGGAGATAG
- a CDS encoding acyl--CoA ligase: protein MAREKTQIPTGDTPSAISHPRLLAKHWPIPRFRDKWRILVREADRLSMATLPDRLAELYGDRPALFLDQPLDYPFFHGDCVTFRDFARFVARIAHGLDHLGVCRGERIALMTGNRIEAAFAEFAAQKLGAVPVPLNIMLRLDEIRHLVEDCGIRTFITDRSVFENVIRERSALPTVEHWILVTSQTVPAGMTRMTDLVGDESDTFPSSPLAPGDLAIIFYTAGTTGFPKGAMLSDRALMFAVRTYGKLIAFLPGRRDTLSLLVMPLAHTSGHQALLLQLTMGTPMLLMGRFDPQRVLQAIQEYRVTMFSGIPAMYRMLLDAGARDYDLSSIEIWGGGGDAFPDELIHTFRRLAAKPGKLKWLGRAKLPRFARGYGLAETAGALATAMGPPVGDGAAGKIMRGVQYKIVGADGREVPRGEVGELVVKTPGVMQGYWNNPEETVKVLTDGWFRTGDLVRQGRRRMLYMQAREKDMIKVGGYSVFPAEVERKLGEHPAVAQVAVVGVPHGVKGEMPVAAVVLAPGSDVTEEALIAWGKEHMAPYKAPRRVVFVDAIAQNFAMKAKRREVREQVLAMLEGNWPPP, encoded by the coding sequence ATGGCCCGAGAGAAGACTCAAATACCGACCGGCGATACGCCATCCGCCATCAGCCATCCGCGTCTTCTCGCAAAACACTGGCCGATCCCGCGCTTCCGCGACAAGTGGCGCATCCTTGTGCGCGAGGCCGATCGGCTGAGCATGGCCACGTTGCCGGATCGGCTCGCTGAGCTGTACGGCGATCGGCCGGCGCTGTTTCTCGATCAGCCGCTCGACTACCCGTTCTTTCACGGCGACTGCGTGACGTTCCGCGACTTCGCGCGCTTCGTGGCGCGCATTGCCCACGGACTAGACCACCTCGGCGTCTGCCGAGGTGAGCGCATTGCACTCATGACCGGCAATCGCATCGAGGCCGCGTTCGCCGAGTTCGCCGCGCAGAAGCTCGGCGCCGTGCCGGTGCCGCTCAACATCATGCTGCGGCTCGATGAGATTCGCCATCTCGTCGAGGACTGCGGCATTCGCACCTTCATTACCGACCGCAGCGTCTTCGAAAACGTCATCCGCGAACGGTCCGCGCTCCCAACTGTCGAACACTGGATCCTCGTTACCAGCCAGACCGTGCCGGCGGGTATGACTCGCATGACCGATCTGGTCGGTGACGAGTCTGACACCTTCCCGTCGTCGCCGCTGGCGCCCGGCGATCTCGCGATCATCTTCTACACCGCCGGCACCACCGGATTTCCCAAGGGCGCCATGCTGAGCGATCGCGCGCTGATGTTCGCGGTGCGGACTTACGGCAAACTCATCGCCTTCTTGCCGGGACGGCGCGACACGTTGAGTCTGTTGGTCATGCCGCTGGCGCACACTTCGGGTCATCAGGCGTTGTTGCTGCAGCTCACCATGGGCACGCCGATGTTGCTCATGGGCCGCTTCGATCCGCAACGGGTGTTGCAGGCGATTCAGGAATACCGGGTCACGATGTTCTCCGGCATCCCGGCGATGTATCGCATGCTGCTCGACGCCGGTGCGCGCGACTACGACCTCAGCTCGATCGAAATCTGGGGCGGCGGCGGCGATGCGTTCCCCGATGAATTGATCCACACCTTCCGCCGGCTCGCGGCCAAACCCGGGAAATTGAAATGGCTCGGACGCGCGAAGCTGCCGCGCTTCGCGCGCGGCTACGGACTCGCCGAAACGGCGGGGGCGCTCGCGACAGCGATGGGGCCGCCGGTTGGCGACGGCGCCGCGGGTAAGATCATGCGCGGCGTGCAGTACAAGATTGTTGGCGCCGACGGCCGCGAAGTCCCGAGAGGTGAAGTCGGCGAACTCGTGGTGAAGACCCCCGGCGTCATGCAGGGCTACTGGAACAATCCCGAGGAGACCGTGAAGGTTCTCACCGACGGCTGGTTCCGTACTGGTGACCTCGTGCGCCAAGGTCGCCGCCGCATGCTCTACATGCAGGCGCGCGAGAAGGACATGATCAAGGTCGGCGGCTACTCCGTCTTTCCCGCTGAAGTCGAGCGCAAGCTCGGCGAGCATCCCGCCGTCGCGCAGGTCGCCGTGGTTGGCGTGCCGCACGGCGTGAAGGGTGAGATGCCGGTGGCCGCGGTGGTGCTCGCGCCGGGGAGCGATGTTACCGAAGAAGCATTGATCGCGTGGGGCAAGGAACACATGGCGCCGTACAAAGCCCCGCGCCGCGTCGTGTTCGTCGACGCCATCGCGCAGAATTTTGCGATGAAGGCCAAACGGCGCGAGGTGCGCGAGCAAGTGCTGGCGATGTTGGAAGGGAACTGGCCTCCACCCTAA
- a CDS encoding enoyl-CoA hydratase/isomerase family protein has translation MPPIIYEKKGRLAFITINRPERRNALNFEAFGLLAKAWLDFRDDPELWVAIITGAGDKAFCAGGDLKEFIPMVTQNISEITATGGTQTLGQEFPVNASLVAVLRDVDIYKPIIAAVNGFCIAGGMEMLQGIDIRIASENASFGIGEPRRGLFPGGGSTTKLPRQIPFPWAMEILLTAEPISAQKAYHYGIVNEVVPLKDLMPTAIRYAELICKNGPYAVRKVKESALKGLALPLKEALEQEMAYAGEVFSTEDAMEGIHAFQEKREPVWKGR, from the coding sequence ATGCCGCCGATCATCTACGAGAAGAAGGGACGCCTTGCGTTCATCACGATCAACCGCCCCGAGCGTCGCAACGCGCTCAACTTCGAAGCCTTCGGCTTGCTCGCCAAAGCGTGGCTCGATTTCCGCGACGACCCCGAGCTGTGGGTCGCCATCATCACCGGCGCCGGCGACAAAGCCTTCTGCGCCGGCGGTGATCTGAAGGAATTCATCCCGATGGTGACGCAGAACATCAGCGAGATCACCGCAACCGGCGGGACGCAAACGCTCGGGCAGGAGTTCCCGGTAAACGCGTCGCTGGTGGCGGTGCTGCGCGATGTCGACATCTACAAACCCATCATCGCCGCGGTCAATGGCTTCTGCATCGCCGGCGGCATGGAGATGTTGCAAGGTATCGACATCCGCATCGCATCGGAGAATGCCAGCTTCGGCATCGGTGAGCCGCGCCGCGGTCTGTTTCCCGGCGGCGGCTCGACGACCAAACTGCCGCGCCAGATTCCGTTCCCATGGGCGATGGAGATTTTGCTGACCGCCGAGCCCATCAGCGCACAGAAGGCGTATCACTACGGGATCGTCAACGAGGTCGTGCCGCTCAAGGACCTCATGCCGACTGCCATCCGCTACGCCGAACTGATCTGCAAGAACGGGCCGTACGCCGTACGCAAGGTGAAGGAGTCGGCCCTCAAAGGCCTCGCGCTGCCGCTCAAGGAAGCGCTCGAACAGGAGATGGCCTACGCTGGCGAAGTGTTTTCGACCGAAGACGCGATGGAAGGCATTCACGCGTTCCAAGAAAAGCGCGAACCGGTTTGGAAGGGACGCTGA
- a CDS encoding DUF1302 family protein: MRRIITVCGGWRWLLAALVALTFAQPAAALYLDEDQNVSLRTRIYSQASISTNRSQDDTTPTFKQGQLVQNRFFFNPELEAKLTSYTAWMKGAGMSGVAPDDLSFRLAAWGFYDGIYDYGASQYSSTASAINRGYPTISPDVASRRAFQLAGPSFVFPGVCSISHNGCSASNQCPIQGESCIKSAGTPSLADLLPGVNVQNPHDIYATQRRVNELYMSYSKGPVFFRIGRQAISWGESDTIALLDQNNPFDITLGAPGVFEDVDEARIPLWTIRASLNLFDTLGPLSSGFIESYWVPGDLDVNTGTLPILTASPYSAPGKDPQSLVGVLPYQFVLLDRTPHYNFSNSRWGVRLQSVVDRTHTLSLWYYTAFPTQPAPQALSSTVINQRDADGQQLRAFVTQTVHTLTGVVGAADTFFLEPLDSIVRLEGEFFMHEPGFNPTYNLNIQAGGSPVAILSAPPGKILYADHLRWEVGVDRFFFLRLLNPSNSFVFVSAIVGDWNLSEGGHVNYNGAPIKRDYYQTGQTKQNGSGQDPSSFVQEKPVEAFGQVHLQTDYLHGRLTPAITFIQNVRGTWAVLPNITYRWTDWLLFSMNYVTIGGEFQQLGFFRDRDQLQFRATYQLN, translated from the coding sequence ATGCGGCGAATCATCACAGTGTGTGGCGGATGGCGGTGGCTGTTGGCGGCGCTGGTCGCACTCACTTTCGCCCAGCCGGCAGCGGCGCTGTACCTCGACGAAGATCAGAACGTCAGCCTGCGCACGCGCATCTACAGCCAGGCGAGTATCAGCACCAACCGATCGCAAGACGACACCACGCCCACATTTAAACAGGGCCAGTTGGTGCAGAACCGCTTCTTCTTCAATCCCGAACTCGAAGCCAAGCTCACGTCCTACACAGCCTGGATGAAGGGTGCGGGCATGAGTGGCGTGGCACCCGACGACCTCTCGTTCCGGCTCGCCGCCTGGGGCTTCTACGACGGCATCTATGACTATGGCGCGTCGCAGTATTCGAGCACGGCTTCGGCGATCAACCGAGGCTACCCGACTATCAGCCCTGACGTAGCCTCACGCCGCGCCTTCCAACTGGCCGGACCCAGCTTCGTCTTTCCGGGCGTCTGCTCGATCTCGCACAACGGCTGCTCCGCAAGTAACCAGTGCCCAATCCAGGGCGAGTCGTGCATTAAGTCTGCTGGCACTCCCAGCCTTGCCGATCTCCTTCCCGGCGTTAACGTTCAAAATCCTCACGACATCTACGCCACCCAGCGCCGAGTCAATGAACTGTATATGAGCTACAGCAAGGGGCCGGTGTTCTTCCGCATCGGACGCCAGGCGATCTCGTGGGGCGAGTCCGACACCATCGCCTTGCTCGACCAAAACAATCCGTTCGACATCACGCTCGGCGCCCCCGGCGTCTTCGAGGACGTTGACGAAGCGCGCATTCCGCTGTGGACCATTCGCGCCAGCCTCAACTTGTTCGACACCCTCGGCCCGCTGTCGAGCGGATTCATCGAATCGTATTGGGTACCCGGCGATCTCGACGTCAACACCGGCACGCTTCCGATCTTGACGGCCAGCCCCTACTCGGCACCGGGGAAGGACCCGCAGTCCTTGGTGGGCGTTCTGCCCTATCAGTTCGTGTTGCTCGACCGCACCCCGCACTACAATTTCTCGAACAGCCGCTGGGGCGTGCGCCTGCAGAGCGTGGTCGACCGCACCCACACGCTCAGCCTGTGGTACTACACGGCGTTTCCGACTCAGCCCGCGCCCCAAGCGCTTAGCTCAACCGTCATCAATCAACGTGATGCGGACGGACAACAGCTCAGGGCGTTCGTGACCCAAACGGTGCACACCTTGACCGGTGTGGTAGGCGCCGCCGACACGTTTTTTCTGGAGCCGCTCGACAGCATTGTTCGCCTCGAGGGCGAATTCTTCATGCACGAGCCGGGCTTCAATCCGACGTACAACTTGAACATTCAAGCCGGGGGTTCGCCAGTCGCGATTCTCAGCGCTCCACCGGGGAAAATTCTCTATGCCGACCACCTACGCTGGGAAGTCGGCGTCGATCGCTTCTTCTTCCTCCGACTGCTCAACCCAAGCAACAGCTTCGTCTTTGTGAGTGCGATCGTCGGCGACTGGAACCTGAGCGAAGGTGGCCACGTTAACTATAACGGCGCCCCCATCAAGCGGGATTACTACCAAACCGGCCAAACCAAGCAGAACGGGTCTGGCCAGGATCCCAGTTCCTTCGTGCAGGAGAAGCCTGTGGAAGCTTTCGGACAGGTCCACCTGCAAACCGACTATTTGCACGGCCGCCTCACCCCGGCCATCACGTTCATCCAAAACGTGCGCGGCACCTGGGCCGTGTTGCCGAACATCACGTACCGGTGGACCGATTGGCTGTTGTTCAGCATGAACTACGTCACCATCGGTGGTGAGTTCCAGCAACTCGGATTCTTCCGCGACCGCGATCAGCTGCAGTTCCGGGCGACGTATCAGCTCAACTGA
- a CDS encoding GDP-mannose 4,6-dehydratase, with amino-acid sequence MRALITGIGGFAGQHLAARLLARGHEVSGTVRPGGSRPTDPQIKIIAADIEDAESVANAVTAAQPTALFHLAGLTFVPQSLRDPTAAMRANVLGAIYVLAAVRDAAPSCRVLVVGSGDAYGRVEPSDLPITETCPWRPLSPYGVSKAAADLVAYQWSQPPGLDIVRVRPFNHTGPGQRSAFVCADFARQLVAIERGLQPPRLSVGNLEAIRDFSDVRDIADGYIAACEHGERGEAYNLCSGVGRSIRSVLEDLIAMSGVSVEMVVDAAKLRPIDVPQLVGCGAKVQVATGWCVTIPWRQTLANVLTDWRARPDAQLS; translated from the coding sequence ATGCGCGCGCTGATCACTGGCATCGGTGGCTTTGCGGGGCAACATCTCGCGGCACGGTTGCTGGCGCGCGGCCACGAAGTATCGGGCACCGTGCGGCCGGGTGGGAGTCGACCCACCGATCCGCAGATCAAGATCATCGCCGCCGACATCGAGGATGCGGAGAGCGTTGCGAACGCCGTCACCGCGGCGCAACCCACGGCGCTGTTTCATCTCGCCGGCCTGACGTTCGTGCCGCAATCGTTGCGTGATCCGACCGCGGCGATGCGTGCTAACGTGCTCGGCGCCATTTACGTGCTCGCTGCCGTGCGCGACGCGGCTCCCAGTTGCCGAGTGCTCGTCGTCGGCTCGGGCGACGCGTATGGTCGCGTCGAACCCAGCGATCTGCCGATCACCGAAACGTGCCCGTGGCGGCCGCTGAGTCCGTACGGCGTCAGCAAAGCGGCGGCGGATTTGGTCGCGTATCAGTGGAGCCAGCCGCCGGGCTTGGACATCGTGCGGGTCCGGCCGTTCAATCACACCGGACCGGGGCAGCGATCGGCCTTCGTCTGCGCCGACTTCGCGCGCCAGTTAGTGGCGATCGAGCGCGGCCTGCAGCCACCGCGCCTGAGCGTGGGCAATCTCGAGGCGATCCGCGACTTCAGCGACGTCCGCGACATCGCCGACGGGTACATTGCGGCTTGCGAGCACGGCGAACGTGGCGAGGCCTACAACTTGTGCTCGGGCGTGGGTCGCTCGATTCGCTCCGTGCTCGAGGATCTCATCGCAATGAGCGGCGTCTCGGTCGAGATGGTCGTCGATGCGGCCAAGCTCCGGCCGATCGACGTGCCGCAATTGGTTGGTTGTGGCGCGAAGGTACAGGTCGCCACGGGATGGTGCGTGACCATCCCGTGGCGGCAGACGCTGGCGAACGTGTTGACGGACTGGCGCGCGCGTCCCGATGCTCAGTTGAGCTGA